Proteins from a single region of Apium graveolens cultivar Ventura chromosome 7, ASM990537v1, whole genome shotgun sequence:
- the LOC141671639 gene encoding protein FAR1-RELATED SEQUENCE 9 isoform X1: protein MILMSGSGTHSPVEGRGEDVLEYLKLMQVENPEFYYAVHDENIFWVDPISRTNYTHFGDTVRFDTTFRSQHSNLPLVTFTGLNHHGQPVLFGCGLLFNESDASLIWVLQTWLHAMSGQPPISVTTDPDRMIQMAVAQVLPGTRQRFCKWCILKETQEKLIHIYQTHLTFEADFKKCINDTETIEEFELCWQSLLERYYLMDNEWLQSMYGARHQWVPVYMRDTFFGELCTSESSDDISSFFSGYIDVATTVQMLMTQYEKAVATWHEKELNADHDTMITVPILKTPSPMEKQAANLYTRRIFLKFQHQLVETMANPASKINDSGTVAVYRVAKFGQDQKAHTVTFNSLMKANCSCQLFEYSGIICRHILSVFRAKNVLTLPSQYILTRWTRNAKSGKPVSVTAPELPTDAQDPVIDRCNNLRQEAIKFVEEGAKSIHIYNVAMDALQEAAKKVATAKKNKFATAHGETLANGNNQHACEHPMTLHQSTVEKQKKISELTSQLDTANQQCEVYRAKLLSVLRDMEDQKLKLSVKVQNARLSLKD, encoded by the exons ATGATTTTGATGAGTGGAAGTGGCACACATAGTCCCGTTGAGGGTCGGGGTGAGGATGTATTGGAGTATTTGAAACTAATGCAGGTGGAGAATCCTGAATTCTATTATGCTGTTCATGATGAGAATATTTTTTGGGTTGACCCTATTTCAAGAACTAATTATACCCATTTTGGAGATACTGTAAGATTTGATACTACATTTAGGAGCCAGCATTCGAACTTACCGTTGGTTACGTTTACTGGATTGAATCATCATGGTCAGCCTGTATTGTTTGGATGTGGATTACTTTTTAATGAGTCCGACGCCTCATTGATTTGGGTATTGCAGACTTGGCTACATGCCATGTCGGGACAACCTCCGATTTCTGTTACAACTGATCCTGATCGTATGATACAGATGGCTGTTGCACAGGTTTTACCAGGAACCCGTCAGCGGTTTTGCAAGTGGTGTATCTTGAAAGAAACACAGGAGAAACTGATTCATATTTATCAGACTCATTTGACTTTTGAAGCAGACTTTAAGAAGTGCATTAATGACACTGAGACGATTGAAGAATTTGAGTTGTGTTGGCAATCTCTTTTAGAGAGATACTATCTTATGGATAATGAATGGCTCCAGTCTATGTATGGTGCTCGTCATCAGTGGGTTCCAGTCTACATGAGGGACACGTTCTTTGGAGAATTGTGTACATCAGAGAGTAGTGATGATATAAGCTCGTTCTTCAGTGGGTATATAGATGTAGCTACCACCGTTCAGATGTTGATGACACAATATGAGAAAGCTGTAGCGACTTGGCACGAAAAGGAACTGAACGCAGACCATGATACTATGATTACTGTGCCAATTCTTAAAACACCGTCTCCTATGGAAAAACAAGCTGCAAATCTTTATACCCGGAGAATTTTCCTTAAATTCCAGCATCAACTGGTGGAAACTATGGCTAATCCTGCATCAAAAATTAATGATTCAGGGACAGTCGCCGTATATCGGGTAGCAAAATTTGGGCAAGACCAGAAAGCGCACACCGTAACATTTAATAGCCTTATGAAAGCTAATTGCAGCTGCCAACTGTTTGAGTATTCTGGCATTATCTGTAGACATATATTGTCAGTTTTTCGAGCAAAAAATGTTCTAACACTTCCTTCGCAGTATATATTGACACGATGGACAAGAAATGCAAAGAGTGGAAAACCTGTCAGTGTAACTGCTCCAGAATTGCCTACTGATGCACAAGATCCTGTAATTGATCGATGCAACAATCTCCGCCAAGAAGCAATCAAGTTTGTTGAAGAAGGGGCTAAGTCCATACATATTTATAATGTAGCAATGGATGCTTTGCAAGAGGCGGCAAAGAAGGTTGCCACTGCAAAGAAGAACAAGTTTGCAACAGCACATGGGGAAACTTTGGCCAATGGTAATAACCAGCATGCATGCGAACATCCAATGACGCTGCATCAATCAACG GTTGAGAAGCAAAAGAAAATTTCTGAATTGACTTCTCAGCTGGATACTGCAAATCAGCAATGTGAAGTTTATCGTGCAAAGCTACTTTCAGTATTGAGAGATATGGAGGACCAGAAGCTGAAGCTATCAGTTAAAGTTCAGAATGCAAGGCTAAGCCTTAAAGATTAG
- the LOC141671639 gene encoding protein FAR1-RELATED SEQUENCE 9 isoform X2, which translates to MILMSGSGTHSPVEGRGEDVLEYLKLMQVENPEFYYAVHDENIFWVDPISRTNYTHFGDTVRFDTTFRSQHSNLPLVTFTGLNHHGQPVLFGCGLLFNESDASLIWVLQTWLHAMSGQPPISVTTDPDRMIQMAVAQVLPGTRQRFCKWCILKETQEKLIHIYQTHLTFEADFKKCINDTETIEEFELCWQSLLERYYLMDNEWLQSMYGARHQWVPVYMRDTFFGELCTSESSDDISSFFSGYIDVATTVQMLMTQYEKAVATWHEKELNADHDTMITVPILKTPSPMEKQAANLYTRRIFLKFQHQLVETMANPASKINDSGTVAVYRVAKFGQDQKAHTVTFNSLMKANCSCQLFEYSGIICRHILSVFRAKNVLTLPSQYILTRWTRNAKSGKPVSVTAPELPTDAQDPVIDRCNNLRQEAIKFVEEGAKSIHIYNVAMDALQEAAKKVATAKKNKFATAHGETLANGNNQHACEHPMTLHQSTNTVKDVIRCLGTTLLAQNAFTMKPFAG; encoded by the exons ATGATTTTGATGAGTGGAAGTGGCACACATAGTCCCGTTGAGGGTCGGGGTGAGGATGTATTGGAGTATTTGAAACTAATGCAGGTGGAGAATCCTGAATTCTATTATGCTGTTCATGATGAGAATATTTTTTGGGTTGACCCTATTTCAAGAACTAATTATACCCATTTTGGAGATACTGTAAGATTTGATACTACATTTAGGAGCCAGCATTCGAACTTACCGTTGGTTACGTTTACTGGATTGAATCATCATGGTCAGCCTGTATTGTTTGGATGTGGATTACTTTTTAATGAGTCCGACGCCTCATTGATTTGGGTATTGCAGACTTGGCTACATGCCATGTCGGGACAACCTCCGATTTCTGTTACAACTGATCCTGATCGTATGATACAGATGGCTGTTGCACAGGTTTTACCAGGAACCCGTCAGCGGTTTTGCAAGTGGTGTATCTTGAAAGAAACACAGGAGAAACTGATTCATATTTATCAGACTCATTTGACTTTTGAAGCAGACTTTAAGAAGTGCATTAATGACACTGAGACGATTGAAGAATTTGAGTTGTGTTGGCAATCTCTTTTAGAGAGATACTATCTTATGGATAATGAATGGCTCCAGTCTATGTATGGTGCTCGTCATCAGTGGGTTCCAGTCTACATGAGGGACACGTTCTTTGGAGAATTGTGTACATCAGAGAGTAGTGATGATATAAGCTCGTTCTTCAGTGGGTATATAGATGTAGCTACCACCGTTCAGATGTTGATGACACAATATGAGAAAGCTGTAGCGACTTGGCACGAAAAGGAACTGAACGCAGACCATGATACTATGATTACTGTGCCAATTCTTAAAACACCGTCTCCTATGGAAAAACAAGCTGCAAATCTTTATACCCGGAGAATTTTCCTTAAATTCCAGCATCAACTGGTGGAAACTATGGCTAATCCTGCATCAAAAATTAATGATTCAGGGACAGTCGCCGTATATCGGGTAGCAAAATTTGGGCAAGACCAGAAAGCGCACACCGTAACATTTAATAGCCTTATGAAAGCTAATTGCAGCTGCCAACTGTTTGAGTATTCTGGCATTATCTGTAGACATATATTGTCAGTTTTTCGAGCAAAAAATGTTCTAACACTTCCTTCGCAGTATATATTGACACGATGGACAAGAAATGCAAAGAGTGGAAAACCTGTCAGTGTAACTGCTCCAGAATTGCCTACTGATGCACAAGATCCTGTAATTGATCGATGCAACAATCTCCGCCAAGAAGCAATCAAGTTTGTTGAAGAAGGGGCTAAGTCCATACATATTTATAATGTAGCAATGGATGCTTTGCAAGAGGCGGCAAAGAAGGTTGCCACTGCAAAGAAGAACAAGTTTGCAACAGCACATGGGGAAACTTTGGCCAATGGTAATAACCAGCATGCATGCGAACATCCAATGACGCTGCATCAATCAACG AATACTGTGAAAGATGTTATAAGATGCCTCGGTACTACATTACTTGCACAGAATGCGTTTACAATGAAACCTTTTGCAGGTTGA
- the LOC141671641 gene encoding chlorophyll a-b binding protein CP26, chloroplastic-like, translating to MASLAASTAAASIGVSEMLGNFSVASRPAPSASSPVTFKTVALFGKKKAAPPPKKAVAVTPASDELAKWYGPERRIFLPEGLLDRSEVPEYLTGEVPGDYGYDPFGLGKKPEDFAKYQGYELIHARWAMLGAAGFIIPEAFNKYGANCGPEAVWFKTGALLLDGNTLNYFGKNIPINLVLAVVAEVVLLGGAEYYRITNGLDLEDKLHPGGPFDPLGLADDPDQAALLKVKEIKNGRLAMFAMLGFFIQAYVTGEGPVENLSAHLSDPFGNNLLSVIGGAAERVPTL from the exons ATGGCTTCTCTTGCAGCCTCTACTGCGGCTGCATCCATCGGAGTTTCGGAAATGCTCGGGAACTTTTCAGTGGCGTCAAGGCCAGCTCCATCAGCTTCTAGTCCTGTCACTTTCAAGACAGTTGCACTCTTTGGCAAGAAAAAGGCTGCACCACCTCCAAAGAAGGCTGTTGCTGTAACTCCGGCTAGCGATGAGCTTGCCAAGTGGTATG GACCCGAAAGAAGAATTTTCTTACCTGAAGGCCTATTGGACAGATCGGAAGTTCCTGAGTACTTGACAGGAGAAGTTCCCGGAGA CTATGGTTATGATCCTTTTGGCCTTGGCAAGAAACCGGAGGACTTTGCCAA GTACCAAGGTTATGAGCTGATCCATGCCCGGTGGGCAATGTTGGGAGCTGCAGGCTTCATTATCCCTGAGGCATTCAACAAATATGGAGCTAATTGCGGACCTGAAGCTGTTTGGTTCAAA ACCGGAGCACTACTCCTTGACGGGAACACGTTGAATTACTTTGGAAAGAACATTCCTATTAATCTTGTTCTTGCTGTCGTTGCTGAGGTTGTTCTTCTTGGTGGAGCAGAGTACTACAGAATCACCAATGGTTTG GATCTGGAGGACAAACTACACCCCGGAGGTCCATTTGATCCATTGGGGCTAGCCGATGATCCAGACCAGGCCGCATTGCTGAAGGTTAAGGAGATAAAGAACGGAAGACTAGCAATGTTCGCGATGCTTGGCTTCTTTATACAAGCTTATGTCACTGGAGAGGGTCCTGTGGAGAACCTTTCGGCTCATCTCAGTGATCCTTTTGGCAACAACTTGCTCAGTGTTATCGGTGGCGCTGCAGAAAGAGTTCCAACTCTTTAA